The genomic DNA ATAATGAGCGCAAGCTGAAAATTTACCGTACCGACAAAGACGGCACGGTAACGGTGACTACCGATGGAAAAGGTTATACCATTAGCAAGGAGAAAGGATAACATGCAGCTTAGAGCGGTGATTGACCGCTTTGAAGACGAAAAGGCGGTACTCTTAGTCGGCGATGAGGAGGAGCAGGTATTATGGCCGCGCTGCCTGCTACCGGCTGGCGCCAGGGAGGGCGATATTCTTACCATGGCGTTGGCCGTGGACGGCGACGCCACCCGTGCGGCCCGGGAAGAGGCGGAAACCATACTGCGGCGCTTGCTGGGCCAAGAGTAAAAACCGGGAACCGATGGTATTCCCGGTTTTTATGTTCGTTACCGTCTGGCGGGTGCGCGCACCTGTCTATGAAAAAAGATCGACTGGTCAGTCGAAAACCAATGTTTTCCGACAAAAGTCCTGCAGGATTTTGTTGCTGAGAGCGCGAACCTACCTACTAGGTGTCGCTATTTGGAGGTGATATCTTTGCGCCGGACTATTCTGGCCGTGTTTCTTTGTCTGTTGCTGCTGATGCCGGCGGCATTTGCCGGTCCAAATCCGGTGACGGTAACGCCTGAGCCGAAACCGGCCGCCCAAATTCCTGTCGTCAGGCCGGAACCGGCGGCAGGAAAACAGGAACTCCCCTTGAAGCAGGAAATCACCAATATTCGCTGGGCGACCCATGAAGATGCCCTTACTGGTCAAAGCAAGCTCCGCCTGGTATTGGATGTGTCCGGCCCAGTGCGCGTTGAGGCAGAAGCCGAGGCTGCGCCAACGCCACGGTTGGTAGTGAACATTAAAGGCGCCATACCTGGCAAAGTTAAGGACGAGCTATCTTTTGGCGGCAAAATTGCTGACAGGGTCGAACTAGTTGCCACCGGTCTTGATTCCAGCCGGTTAATCGTTGACGTGCCCTTAATGCTGGAAGACAATGATTATCGGGTGTTTACCCTTCCTAGCGACCCTAAGTTTAACCGGCCTTTCCGCGTAGTAGTTGACGTGAATAAAAAGGTTCCGCCTGTCGACTATAAGTTTAGCCCTGGTCTGAAAAACAAAGTTATCGCTATCGATCCCGGCCATGGCGGCAGTGATCCAGGGGCTATTGGGTTGGGCAAGACCCAGGAAAAGGTTATTACCCTGGCAGTGGCCAAGCAGGTGCAGGCTTTGCTGGAAAAAGCCGGCGCCAAAGTACTAATGACCCGGCAGGATGATCGGGACGTATTTGGACCGAATGCTACGGCCGTGGAAGAACTTAAGGCGCGGACAAGCATTGCCAACAATAAGAAAGCCGACGTTTTCGTAAGCATCCACATCAATTCTTTTACTAACAGCGCCGCCGGCGGCACCGCGACTTATTATTATCAAAAAACGCCTTACGATATGTTGCTTGCCCAGAACTTGCAGAGCGCGCTGCTAGAGGCAGGCGGCCTGCAGGATCGCGGAGCTAATCCCGCTAACTTCTATGTTATCAAGCGCACCATCATGCCGGCGGCATTAGTGGAGCTGGCTTTCATCAGCAACCCGGAGGAGGAAAAACTGCTCAATACGCCGCAGTTTCAGCAAAAAATGGCCCAGGGAATTGTCCAAGGGTTGAACCGGTTTTTCACCCAGGCGGCGAAATTAGGAGGTGAGCGGTGATGTCCCGCAAAGCGGTCCCTCTCTTCCTGATCCTGCTTCTCTTTGCCCTGCTTACTATTGGCTGTGCTACCAGCACACCGGCTACGGTTCAGCCGCCTAATCCACCACCCAAAACAAGTGAAGCGACGGAAACGCCAGCGCCGCCAGCGCAGGAGACGATGCGGCTCACCGTATATCACGCCACGAAAGATGCCATGCACCTTGTCCCTGAGGTTCATGTTGTCCCCAAGAACAACCATCCGGCGCAAACGGCAGTGGAACTGTTGCTCGCCGATCCGAAGTCGCGGGATTTGGTGCGCGTGCTGCCGCCGGGAACCAAGGTCCGTAGTCTTACGATTAAAGATCATATCGCTTACGTGGATTTTAATGACAAGCTAATCAAGAACAATGGGGGCGGATCGGCTACCGAGCTGCTGACCGTAGGCGCCATTGTCAATACGCTGACCGAGTTTCCCGAAATTGAGAAAGTGCAAATTTTAGTCGAAGGGCAGAAGGTGGAAACGCTTAGCGGGCATATGGATGTGAGTCACCCGCTCAGCCGGTCGGAGAAGATTATTAAAAAGCCTTGATCAAAGAAAGACCAACCTCAGGCAGGGTTGGTCTTGTTTTTGTGTTATCCTGGCGTTCTACCTTTCGTCCCCGTCATTTACATACAGACGGGGGACACGGCCGCTTATGCCGCAGACCAGCTCGTAGTTAATCGTTCCCGCTAATTCAGCCAGTTCGGTGACGGTAATTTCGGCGTCACCCTGGCGACCGAACAGGACAGCTTCGTCGCCGACAGCCGCATCGCAAACAGGTCCTAAATCGACAATGGTTTGATCCATACAGATACGCCCCACGACAGGGCGGCGTTTACCGCCGATCAGTACACAGGCTTTGTTGGAGAGGTGGCGGCTGTAGCCGTCGGCGTAACCGACTGGGAGAGTGGCGAGAAAGGTGGCTTGCGGTGTTACGTATGTGCAGCCATAACTGACGGCGAAGCCGGCCGGTACTTCTTTGATATAGACAATGCGGGTTTTGAATTCCATGGCTGGCCGGAGGTCGAGCGATTGGTGCATTTCCAGTGATGGCGGCAGGCCGTAAATAGCGATGCCGGGTCTAACGGTATTGAAATGGCCGTCGACGATGTCGATAACGGTGGCACTGTTGGCGGCGGAAATATAGGGTAGCAAAATACCGGCGGCCGCGGCCTGGTCAAGAATAGCGGTAAAGGCGGCCAACTGACGGCGAGCGTAGCTTTTATCCGCGGCATCGGCCGTTGCCAGGTGCGTAAATAGGCCGCGCAGTTCAATCTCGGGCATGGCAGCCGCGGCGGTGAGAAAGGGGAGCAGCTTGTCAGACGTAAGGCCGATGCGTCCCATACCGGTATCGGCTTTAACCATAACGCGGGCCCGTTTGCCGGCGCACCGTGCGGCGTGAGCCAGTGCCTTTAGGCCGTCCTCTGTGCATACTGTGGCGGTAAGGTCATATTCTACCAGCACGGAGGCCTGTTCGGGCAAAGTAAGACCAAGGACCAGAATGGGCACGGTGAAGCCGGCATCCCGAAGCTCAACTCCTTCTTCCGGCAGAGCGACGGCCAGGCTGTCGGCGCCGGCGGCGAGGGCCGCCCGACTGACAGGAATGGCGCCGTGTCCGTAGGCGTTGGCTTTCACCACGGCTGTTAAGCGGGTAGAGGGTTTAAGCCGCCGCCTGATTTGGATTATGTTATGACGAATTGCCCCAAGGTCGACTTGAACATGCGTTGGTCGCACAGTAGCACCTTCTTTTACGATTTCGGCAGCGCCGGAAAGGGCTGCCAATTTGGTTTTTGCCAGCCTGCTGGATAAATCCTTTCGGCGATACAACTTTTTTTTGCTCTGTGGCATAATAGCAATGCAGGAAATACTTGTATGCAGCCCGAAAAGGTAGTCAAAAGCCGATATGTGGTGGTGCTTATGGACTTAAAAGAAATTGGCGAGTTTGGTTTGATAGATTTAATTCAGACCGACGCTATTCAGGAGCCGGGAACCGTTGTGGTCGGCATTGGTGACGACGCTGCCGTGCTGCTGCCCACGCCCCGCCAACTGCAGCTTTTAACCGCCGATATGCTGGTAGAAGGAGTACATTTCGATTTGGGCCGGACAACGGCCTGGCAGCTCGGCTATAAAGCTATCGCCGTTAACCTGAGCGATATCGCGGCCATGGGCGGCGTGCCGCGCCATGCTGTTATTTCCCTGGCTCTGCCCCGGCAAATACCGGTAGAGTTTGTCGTCAACCTTTACCAGGGCATGAAGGAAATCTGCCGCGAGTTTCGCGTCAACATAGTCGGCGGTGACACGGTAGCAAGCCCGCACGGCCTGATTATTAATGTCGCGGTCATGGGAGAAGTAGAGCCGACCCAGCTTGTC from Thermosinus carboxydivorans Nor1 includes the following:
- a CDS encoding DUF3006 domain-containing protein codes for the protein MQLRAVIDRFEDEKAVLLVGDEEEQVLWPRCLLPAGAREGDILTMALAVDGDATRAAREEAETILRRLLGQE
- a CDS encoding N-acetylmuramoyl-L-alanine amidase family protein; the encoded protein is MISLRRTILAVFLCLLLLMPAAFAGPNPVTVTPEPKPAAQIPVVRPEPAAGKQELPLKQEITNIRWATHEDALTGQSKLRLVLDVSGPVRVEAEAEAAPTPRLVVNIKGAIPGKVKDELSFGGKIADRVELVATGLDSSRLIVDVPLMLEDNDYRVFTLPSDPKFNRPFRVVVDVNKKVPPVDYKFSPGLKNKVIAIDPGHGGSDPGAIGLGKTQEKVITLAVAKQVQALLEKAGAKVLMTRQDDRDVFGPNATAVEELKARTSIANNKKADVFVSIHINSFTNSAAGGTATYYYQKTPYDMLLAQNLQSALLEAGGLQDRGANPANFYVIKRTIMPAALVELAFISNPEEEKLLNTPQFQQKMAQGIVQGLNRFFTQAAKLGGER
- a CDS encoding GerMN domain-containing protein; this translates as MSRKAVPLFLILLLFALLTIGCATSTPATVQPPNPPPKTSEATETPAPPAQETMRLTVYHATKDAMHLVPEVHVVPKNNHPAQTAVELLLADPKSRDLVRVLPPGTKVRSLTIKDHIAYVDFNDKLIKNNGGGSATELLTVGAIVNTLTEFPEIEKVQILVEGQKVETLSGHMDVSHPLSRSEKIIKKP
- the alr gene encoding alanine racemase — protein: MPQSKKKLYRRKDLSSRLAKTKLAALSGAAEIVKEGATVRPTHVQVDLGAIRHNIIQIRRRLKPSTRLTAVVKANAYGHGAIPVSRAALAAGADSLAVALPEEGVELRDAGFTVPILVLGLTLPEQASVLVEYDLTATVCTEDGLKALAHAARCAGKRARVMVKADTGMGRIGLTSDKLLPFLTAAAAMPEIELRGLFTHLATADAADKSYARRQLAAFTAILDQAAAAGILLPYISAANSATVIDIVDGHFNTVRPGIAIYGLPPSLEMHQSLDLRPAMEFKTRIVYIKEVPAGFAVSYGCTYVTPQATFLATLPVGYADGYSRHLSNKACVLIGGKRRPVVGRICMDQTIVDLGPVCDAAVGDEAVLFGRQGDAEITVTELAELAGTINYELVCGISGRVPRLYVNDGDER